From one Cyanobacterium stanieri PCC 7202 genomic stretch:
- a CDS encoding plasmid stabilization system (PFAM: Plasmid maintenance system killer protein~TIGRFAM: addiction module toxin, RelE/StbE family~KEGG: ddf:DEFDS_0548 plasmid stabilization system~SPTR: Plasmid stabilization system), whose product MNYSLIYTKSYNNKAKKFIKKHPDLIKQYEKTLKLLELNPHHPSLRLHQLKGKLQDLHSVSINISYRICLHLLIREKEIILVDIGSHNEVY is encoded by the coding sequence TACACAAAAAGTTATAATAACAAGGCAAAAAAATTTATAAAAAAGCATCCTGACTTAATCAAACAATATGAAAAAACCTTAAAATTGCTTGAGTTAAATCCCCATCATCCATCATTAAGATTACATCAATTAAAAGGCAAACTTCAAGATTTACACTCAGTCTCCATTAATATTTCGTACAGAATTTGTCTTCATTTACTCATTAGAGAAAAGGAGATAATTTTAGTAGATATTGGTTCTCATAACGAGGTTTATTAG
- a CDS encoding NADH dehydrogenase subunit M (PFAM: NADH-Ubiquinone/plastoquinone (complex I), various chains~TIGRFAM: proton-translocating NADH-quinone oxidoreductase, chain M~COGs: COG1008 NADH:ubiquinone oxidoreductase subunit 4 (chain M)~InterPro IPR003918:IPR001750:IPR010227~KEGG: cyt:cce_4299 NAD(P)H-quinone oxidoreductase subunit 4~PFAM: NADH/Ubiquinone/plastoquinone (complex I)~SPTR: NAD(P)H-quinone oxidoreductase subunit D;~TIGRFAM: proton-translocating NADH-quinone oxidoreductase, chain M) — MDLTNFPWLTTIILFPIVASLLVFVIPDKDGKTIRWFALTVGLIDFVLIVYAFYQGYDLNNPNLQLVESYTWIPDIDLKWSVGVDGLSMPLILLTGFITTLAIMAAWPVTLKPRLFYFLMLAMYGGQIAVFAVQDMLLFFLVWELELVPVYLILSIWGGKRRLYAATKFILYTAGGSLFILVAALTMAFYGDTVTFDMSAIAQKDYGLNLQLLLYGGFLIAYGVKLPIFPLHTWLPDAHGEATAPAHMLLAGILLKMGGYALIRMNAGMLPDAHAVFAPILIILGVVNIIYAAFTSFAQRNLKRKIAYSSISHMGFVLIGIASFTDIGMSGAMLQMISHGLIGASLFFMVGATYDRTHTLMLDEMGGVGKKMKKIFAMWTTCSMASLALPGMSGFVAELMVFIGFATSDAYGMTFRVIMVSLAAVGVILTPIYLLSMLRELMYGPENEELVSHTKLIDAEPREVFIIACLLIPIIGIGLYPKIVTQIYDSTTNQITALLRNSVPSLSTTQVAEKTDHQFVALQAPSIGN, encoded by the coding sequence ATGGATTTAACAAACTTTCCTTGGCTAACGACAATCATTCTTTTTCCGATTGTTGCCTCCCTTCTGGTATTCGTCATACCAGACAAAGATGGTAAAACCATCAGATGGTTTGCCCTCACCGTCGGACTAATCGATTTTGTCCTCATCGTTTATGCTTTCTATCAAGGTTATGACCTCAATAACCCCAATCTACAGTTAGTAGAAAGCTATACATGGATACCAGACATCGACCTAAAATGGTCTGTGGGGGTTGATGGTTTATCCATGCCCTTAATTTTATTAACAGGCTTTATCACTACCCTTGCCATTATGGCGGCATGGCCTGTCACCCTCAAACCACGGTTATTTTACTTCCTCATGTTGGCGATGTATGGCGGACAAATTGCTGTGTTTGCCGTGCAGGATATGTTACTTTTCTTCCTCGTTTGGGAATTAGAATTAGTCCCTGTTTACCTCATCCTGTCTATATGGGGCGGTAAGAGGAGATTGTATGCGGCGACCAAATTTATCCTCTACACCGCTGGAGGCTCCTTATTCATCCTTGTAGCCGCTTTAACGATGGCTTTTTATGGGGATACCGTTACCTTTGATATGAGTGCGATCGCCCAGAAGGACTATGGTTTAAACCTACAACTACTACTATACGGTGGCTTCTTGATTGCCTATGGTGTCAAACTACCCATTTTTCCCCTCCATACATGGCTACCTGATGCCCACGGAGAAGCAACCGCCCCTGCCCACATGCTCTTGGCTGGAATCCTGCTCAAAATGGGAGGTTACGCCCTGATTAGAATGAATGCGGGAATGTTGCCCGATGCCCACGCAGTTTTTGCCCCTATCCTAATTATTCTTGGGGTGGTAAATATTATTTATGCCGCCTTCACCTCCTTCGCCCAACGAAATCTAAAACGAAAAATCGCCTATTCCTCCATTTCCCACATGGGTTTTGTGTTAATCGGTATCGCTTCCTTTACCGATATTGGTATGAGTGGAGCCATGTTACAGATGATTTCCCATGGTTTAATCGGTGCTAGTCTTTTCTTCATGGTTGGTGCTACCTACGATCGCACCCATACTCTGATGTTAGACGAAATGGGAGGGGTTGGGAAAAAAATGAAAAAAATCTTTGCCATGTGGACAACTTGCTCTATGGCATCCCTCGCCCTGCCCGGTATGAGTGGTTTTGTGGCGGAGTTAATGGTATTTATCGGCTTTGCTACCAGTGATGCCTATGGCATGACTTTCCGAGTAATTATGGTATCTCTGGCCGCCGTGGGAGTAATCCTCACCCCCATCTATCTTCTTTCCATGCTTCGGGAATTAATGTATGGGCCAGAAAACGAGGAATTAGTATCCCATACCAAATTAATTGATGCCGAACCCAGAGAGGTATTCATTATCGCTTGTTTACTCATTCCCATCATTGGTATTGGTTTATATCCCAAAATTGTCACCCAAATTTATGACAGCACCACCAATCAGATAACTGCCCTACTCAGAAATTCTGTTCCCAGTTTATCAACCACTCAGGTGGCAGAAAAAACAGATCATCAATTTGTTGCCCTCCAAGCCCCAAGTATTGGTAATTAA
- a CDS encoding protein of unknown function DUF6 transmembrane (PFAM: EamA-like transporter family~InterPro IPR000620~KEGG: mar:MAE_37800 uncharacterized transporter~PFAM: protein of unknown function DUF6 transmembrane~SPTR: Integral membrane protein DUF6): METQQNSRLDVLNPIIYIAPFFLWGTAMVAMKGIMLQTTPLFLGALRLLPAGILVLIFAMATKRARPQSWKAWGWILLFALVDGAMFQGFLAEGLLRTGAGLGSVMIDSQPLAVAILCRWLFKDMIGFWGWLGLLVGIVGISLIGLPDVWISNFFQGNWGEFYFSWQGLFNNGEWLMLLASLSMALGTVMIPYIARHGDTVVATGWHMILGGLMLLLVSATVETNQWINIDLSGWLSISYATIFGSAIAYGVFFYLASKGNITSLSALTFLTPVFALSFGNLVLEEKLSSLQWGGVCLTLMSIYLINQRKILNKKWQNFIANFAGLNVREKIDP, translated from the coding sequence ATGGAAACACAACAAAATTCCCGTCTCGACGTATTAAACCCCATCATATATATTGCTCCATTTTTTCTTTGGGGTACTGCCATGGTGGCAATGAAAGGTATTATGTTACAAACTACTCCCTTATTTTTAGGGGCATTAAGACTTTTACCTGCGGGAATTTTGGTGTTAATCTTTGCCATGGCAACCAAAAGGGCTAGACCACAATCATGGAAGGCATGGGGATGGATTCTTTTATTTGCCCTCGTGGATGGAGCCATGTTTCAAGGATTTTTGGCGGAAGGATTGTTACGCACAGGGGCAGGATTAGGTTCGGTGATGATTGATTCTCAACCTTTGGCGGTAGCTATTTTATGCCGTTGGTTATTCAAAGACATGATTGGTTTTTGGGGTTGGTTGGGTTTGTTGGTGGGTATTGTGGGTATTAGTTTGATTGGTTTGCCTGATGTGTGGATTAGTAATTTTTTTCAGGGCAACTGGGGGGAGTTTTATTTTAGTTGGCAGGGGTTATTTAATAATGGGGAGTGGTTGATGTTGTTGGCTTCTTTATCCATGGCTTTGGGTACGGTGATGATTCCTTATATTGCCCGTCATGGAGATACGGTGGTGGCAACGGGATGGCACATGATCTTGGGGGGATTAATGTTATTGTTGGTTAGTGCTACGGTGGAAACCAATCAATGGATTAATATTGATTTGTCTGGTTGGTTGTCTATTAGTTATGCGACCATTTTTGGCAGTGCGATCGCCTATGGGGTATTCTTTTATTTAGCATCGAAGGGAAATATTACCAGTCTGAGTGCGCTGACCTTTTTAACTCCTGTATTTGCTCTTTCTTTTGGTAATTTGGTGTTGGAGGAAAAACTCTCTTCTCTACAATGGGGGGGAGTATGTTTAACTTTAATGAGTATTTATTTGATAAATCAAAGGAAAATACTTAATAAGAAGTGGCAAAATTTCATTGCCAATTTTGCTGGGTTGAATGTTCGGGAAAAAATTGACCCATAA
- a CDS encoding chaperonin GroEL (PFAM: TCP-1/cpn60 chaperonin family~TIGRFAM: chaperonin GroL~COGs: COG0459 Chaperonin GroEL (HSP60 family)~InterPro IPR001844:IPR018370:IPR002423~KEGG: mar:MAE_03410 60 kDa molecular chaperonin 2~PFAM: chaperonin Cpn60/TCP-1~SPTR: 60 kDa chaperonin;~TIGRFAM: chaperonin GroEL): MSKIVSFREESRRSLEEGVNALANAVKVTLGPKGRNVLLERKFGAPEIVKDGISVAKEVELENPLENAGARLVREVASKTNDVAGDGTTTATVLAQAMIREGLKNVTAGANPVALRRGIDKAIAIAVKEISDMAQPVQGDVIAQVATVSAGNDQEIGDMIAHAMDKVTKDGVITVEESKSLATELEVVEGMQIDRGYMSPYFITDQEKQIVEFENALVLVTDKKINAIADLVPVLEEVARASAPLLIIAEDIEGEALATLVVNKARGVLNVAAIKAPSFGDRRKAMLEDIAILTGGRVISEDIGLSLDTVKLDELGKARKISIEKDNTTIVADSGNSADVQKRVAQIRQQLAETDSEYDAEKLQERIAKLAGGVAVIKVGAATETDLKERKLRIEDALSATKAAVEEGIVPGGGSTLIHMASKISAFKDTLTNAEEKVGVDIVLKALEAPLRQIATNAGVEGSVVVEKVRESAQNIGYNALTGVYEDLIATGIVDPAKVVRSSLQNAASIAGMVLTTEALVVEKPAPEAPAPDMGGMGGMGMPGMGGMGMPGMM; this comes from the coding sequence ATGTCTAAAATTGTATCTTTTAGAGAAGAGTCCAGAAGATCCCTCGAAGAAGGGGTAAACGCTTTAGCCAATGCCGTTAAAGTAACTTTAGGCCCTAAAGGTAGAAATGTATTATTAGAAAGAAAATTCGGCGCACCTGAAATTGTTAAGGATGGTATTTCCGTTGCCAAAGAAGTGGAATTAGAAAATCCTTTGGAAAATGCAGGGGCAAGATTAGTGAGGGAGGTTGCTTCCAAAACTAATGATGTGGCAGGGGATGGAACCACCACCGCCACTGTTTTGGCTCAAGCGATGATTCGTGAAGGGTTAAAGAATGTCACCGCAGGGGCTAATCCTGTGGCTTTACGTCGTGGTATCGATAAGGCGATCGCCATTGCAGTGAAAGAAATTTCTGACATGGCACAACCTGTACAGGGTGATGTCATTGCCCAGGTAGCTACCGTATCCGCAGGAAATGACCAAGAAATTGGTGATATGATTGCCCATGCTATGGATAAAGTAACTAAGGATGGAGTTATCACCGTAGAAGAATCCAAGTCTTTAGCCACTGAGTTAGAAGTGGTAGAAGGGATGCAGATTGACAGAGGTTATATGTCTCCCTACTTTATCACTGACCAAGAAAAGCAAATCGTTGAGTTTGAAAATGCTTTAGTCTTAGTTACTGATAAAAAAATAAATGCGATCGCTGATTTAGTTCCCGTATTAGAAGAAGTTGCCCGTGCCAGCGCACCTTTATTAATCATCGCCGAAGACATTGAAGGGGAAGCCCTTGCCACCCTCGTAGTTAATAAAGCTAGAGGTGTGTTAAATGTTGCCGCCATCAAAGCCCCTAGTTTTGGCGATCGCCGTAAAGCCATGTTAGAAGACATTGCCATCCTCACTGGAGGCAGAGTAATCTCCGAAGACATCGGTTTAAGTTTAGACACCGTCAAACTAGACGAATTAGGAAAAGCTCGTAAAATCAGCATCGAAAAAGACAACACCACCATTGTCGCCGACTCAGGAAATAGTGCTGACGTACAAAAAAGAGTCGCCCAAATCCGTCAACAATTAGCAGAAACCGACTCCGAATACGACGCAGAAAAATTACAAGAGCGTATCGCCAAACTAGCAGGTGGTGTAGCGGTAATCAAAGTAGGTGCTGCCACCGAAACCGACTTAAAAGAGCGTAAACTTCGCATCGAAGACGCTTTGAGTGCTACCAAAGCAGCGGTAGAAGAAGGTATCGTACCCGGAGGAGGTTCTACCCTCATTCATATGGCAAGTAAAATTTCTGCCTTCAAAGATACCCTCACCAATGCAGAAGAAAAAGTCGGCGTAGACATCGTCCTCAAAGCCCTAGAAGCCCCCTTACGTCAAATTGCCACCAATGCAGGGGTTGAAGGCTCTGTCGTGGTAGAAAAAGTCAGAGAATCTGCCCAAAATATCGGTTATAATGCCCTCACAGGGGTTTATGAAGATCTAATCGCCACAGGAATCGTTGATCCTGCCAAAGTGGTTCGCTCTTCCCTACAAAACGCCGCATCCATCGCTGGAATGGTATTAACTACCGAAGCCCTAGTGGTAGAAAAACCTGCTCCCGAAGCACCTGCCCCCGACATGGGCGGTATGGGTGGCATGGGAATGCCCGGTATGGGTGGCATGGGAATGCCTGGCATGATGTAA
- a CDS encoding PspA/IM30 family protein (PFAM: NC domain; PspA/IM30 family~InterPro IPR007157~KEGG: cyc:PCC7424_2236 NC domain protein~PFAM: PspA/IM30 family protein~SPTR: NC domain protein), translating into MAKGDQLYVWRKFANLDGVYQHHGIDIGNGHIIHYRKPSEIIEKTPFNIFSRGNKVYIRQYPRGFSFIPELVLERAFSRLGEQKYNLLFNNCEHFATWCKTGINESKQVRDFIPTIKKLDTFNLFDPLKNAFKDVNNNNVHSIIDSALNDIRVAWDKIQPEYNEALKEVDVWQKVAYKALQNNREDLAREALIRKKKYQDRVNQLQGELETLATMTEGLIQSKK; encoded by the coding sequence ATGGCAAAAGGCGATCAATTATATGTTTGGCGTAAATTTGCAAACCTCGATGGGGTTTACCAACACCATGGCATCGATATAGGGAATGGTCATATAATCCATTATCGTAAACCTAGCGAAATCATCGAAAAAACTCCTTTTAATATTTTTAGCCGAGGTAATAAAGTTTATATTCGTCAATATCCCCGAGGATTTTCTTTTATCCCTGAACTGGTATTGGAAAGAGCTTTTAGCCGTCTTGGGGAACAAAAATACAATTTACTATTTAATAATTGTGAACACTTTGCCACCTGGTGTAAAACGGGTATTAATGAAAGCAAACAAGTACGGGATTTTATTCCTACCATCAAAAAACTAGATACTTTTAATCTTTTTGATCCCCTCAAAAATGCTTTTAAGGATGTTAATAATAATAATGTCCATAGTATTATCGATAGTGCCTTGAATGATATTCGAGTGGCATGGGATAAAATACAACCAGAGTACAATGAAGCCCTCAAGGAGGTTGATGTTTGGCAAAAGGTGGCATACAAGGCTCTACAAAATAACCGTGAGGATTTGGCACGGGAGGCACTGATTAGAAAGAAAAAATATCAAGATAGGGTTAATCAATTACAAGGGGAGTTAGAAACACTGGCTACCATGACAGAGGGATTAATTCAAAGCAAAAAATAA
- a CDS encoding fructose-bisphosphate aldolase (PFAM: Fructose-bisphosphate aldolase class-II~TIGRFAM: ketose-bisphosphate aldolases; fructose-bisphosphate aldolase, class II, Calvin cycle subtype~COGs: COG0191 Fructose/tagatose bisphosphate aldolase~InterPro IPR000771:IPR006412~KEGG: syn:sll0018 fructose-1,6-bisphosphate aldolase~PFAM: ketose-bisphosphate aldolase class-II~PRIAM: Fructose-bisphosphate aldolase~SPTR: Fructose-bisphosphate aldolase class 2;~TIGRFAM: fructose-bisphosphate aldolase, class II, Calvin cycle subtype; ketose-bisphosphate aldolase) produces the protein MALVPMRLLLDHAAENGYGIPAFNVNNLEQILSIMEAANEADSPVILQASRGARKYAGENFLRHLILAATETYPHIPVAMHQDHGNSPATCYSAIRNGFTSVMMDGSLQEDAKTPASFEYNVNVTAEVVKVAHSVGASVEGELGCLGSLETGMGEAEDGHGFEGKLDHSQLLTDPDEAVEFVERTQVDALAVAIGTSHGAYKFTRKPTGEILAISRIEEIHAKLPNTHLVMHGSSSVPQEWLDMINEYGGQIPETYGVPVEEIQKGIKSGVRKVNIDTDNRLAITAAIREAAAKDPSNFDPRHFLKPSMKYMKQVCLDRYEQFWTAGNASKIKQVSLDDFAAKYAKGELAATTKKTVAV, from the coding sequence ATGGCTTTAGTTCCTATGAGACTTCTGCTTGACCATGCAGCAGAAAATGGTTATGGTATCCCTGCGTTTAACGTAAATAACCTAGAACAAATTCTTTCTATCATGGAAGCGGCTAACGAAGCTGATAGTCCTGTTATTTTACAAGCCTCCCGTGGTGCTCGTAAATATGCAGGAGAGAACTTCCTTCGCCATCTTATCTTAGCGGCAACCGAAACCTATCCTCATATTCCTGTGGCTATGCACCAGGATCATGGTAACAGCCCTGCTACTTGTTATTCTGCAATCCGTAATGGATTTACCAGTGTAATGATGGATGGTTCTTTACAAGAAGATGCTAAAACCCCTGCAAGTTTTGAGTATAACGTAAATGTAACCGCTGAGGTTGTTAAGGTAGCTCACTCTGTAGGTGCTAGTGTTGAGGGTGAATTAGGTTGTTTAGGTTCCCTCGAAACTGGTATGGGTGAGGCTGAAGATGGTCATGGTTTTGAAGGAAAATTAGATCATTCTCAATTATTGACTGATCCCGATGAAGCGGTGGAATTCGTAGAGCGCACCCAGGTTGACGCTTTGGCCGTTGCCATCGGTACTAGCCATGGTGCTTACAAATTTACCCGTAAGCCTACTGGTGAAATTCTTGCTATCAGCCGTATCGAAGAAATCCACGCTAAATTACCTAACACCCACTTGGTAATGCACGGTTCTTCTTCTGTACCCCAAGAGTGGTTAGATATGATCAACGAATATGGTGGTCAAATCCCCGAAACCTATGGTGTACCTGTAGAGGAAATCCAAAAAGGTATTAAGAGCGGTGTTCGTAAGGTAAATATTGACACTGACAACCGTTTGGCTATTACTGCGGCTATCCGTGAAGCGGCTGCGAAGGATCCTTCTAATTTTGACCCTCGTCATTTCTTGAAGCCTTCTATGAAGTACATGAAACAAGTATGTTTAGATCGTTATGAGCAGTTCTGGACTGCTGGTAATGCAAGTAAAATTAAGCAAGTTAGCTTGGATGATTTTGCTGCTAAGTATGCTAAAGGTGAATTAGCTGCTACTACCAAGAAAACTGTCGCTGTATAG
- a CDS encoding hypothetical protein (COGs: COG4980 Gas vesicle protein~KEGG: cyh:Cyan8802_1343 hypothetical protein~SPTR: Putative uncharacterized protein), with translation MSEDKNKTAFIGGLLLGGSIGAIASLFLAPRTGKENRQILKKTAQALPDMAEDLSSTLRVNSNRLSASALHNWEDTLTRLKVAIAAGLEASEKEASEEKE, from the coding sequence ATGAGTGAAGATAAGAATAAGACGGCTTTTATTGGTGGTTTATTATTGGGAGGGAGTATAGGTGCGATCGCCTCTCTTTTTTTAGCCCCTAGAACTGGTAAAGAAAATCGTCAAATACTCAAAAAAACTGCCCAAGCTCTTCCCGACATGGCGGAAGATTTGTCCTCTACTCTTAGGGTGAATAGTAATCGTTTATCTGCTTCTGCTCTTCATAATTGGGAAGATACTCTTACTCGGCTCAAAGTGGCGATCGCCGCAGGATTAGAAGCCAGTGAAAAAGAAGCTAGTGAGGAGAAGGAATAA
- a CDS encoding hypothetical protein (KEGG: syf:Synpcc7942_1212 hypothetical protein~SPTR: Putative uncharacterized protein) gives MPEISRFLGIIITMYYNDHSPPHFHVRYNQQKAIIDIERLSILQGKLSPRILGIVIEWALSHQSELRKNWQLARQNKPLQNIEPLE, from the coding sequence ATGCCAGAAATTAGCCGATTTTTAGGAATAATTATAACAATGTATTACAACGATCATTCCCCACCTCATTTTCATGTGAGATATAATCAACAAAAAGCAATTATAGATATTGAAAGATTATCTATTTTGCAAGGAAAACTAAGCCCTCGAATTTTAGGAATAGTAATTGAATGGGCTTTATCCCATCAATCAGAGTTAAGAAAAAATTGGCAATTAGCCCGACAAAATAAACCATTACAAAATATCGAACCTTTGGAGTAA
- a CDS encoding Protein of unknown function DUF2442 (PFAM: Protein of unknown function (DUF2442)~InterPro IPR018841~KEGG: mar:MAE_56110 molybdopterin-guanine dinucleotide biosynthesis protein A like~PFAM: Protein of unknown function DUF2442~SPTR: Molybdopterin-guanine dinucleotide biosynthesis protein A like): MLQDIIQVKPLENYQLYIKFEDNKEGIIDISKIIEFTGIFTPLKELDYFQTVKLNPEWGTIHWDNGADLDPDVLYSIITKQDLPQFSNYVYQ; this comes from the coding sequence ATGTTACAAGACATTATTCAAGTTAAACCATTAGAAAATTATCAACTTTATATAAAATTTGAAGATAATAAAGAGGGAATAATTGATATTAGCAAAATTATCGAATTTACTGGTATTTTTACACCTTTAAAAGAATTAGATTATTTTCAAACAGTCAAATTAAATCCCGAATGGGGAACAATTCACTGGGATAACGGGGCTGATTTAGATCCAGATGTACTTTATTCTATTATCACAAAACAAGATTTACCTCAATTTTCTAATTACGTTTATCAATAA
- a CDS encoding hypothetical protein (KEGG: syp:SYNPCC7002_G0030 hypothetical protein~SPTR: Putative uncharacterized protein), with protein MNKLTVRVRTKDDLIQLLKEGGSCCWKIAKLREPKLDKIEVYNWDGSLVIKAEYNPKTSRRTDNNRLYLGFSNPKIEAVNPPLKWHGQNPVNYVEENPNDSKNLTIKVDHRLIDKNLEELIEQVVQKKIQETMVNYPPKRKQENKKEPTRRELLEDLLHSNYGEEVRLLDYQINQDIVKGFFLEKRREWYFNFELNLKKQSLSYQPHNFISNMSDEALYEIYPRLKEKEKTLILNLIRLSNRYGGDVLLLSEDEFPEDINQYGFIPDSDCFPVIIYDNYQTKILGGFYLFNDSNKSLSEQIISNENDNSVKVFDDLEKAFYSLVQNIKCHYQG; from the coding sequence ATGAATAAGTTAACAGTTAGAGTAAGAACAAAAGATGACTTAATTCAACTATTAAAAGAAGGAGGTAGTTGTTGTTGGAAAATTGCAAAACTGCGAGAGCCAAAATTAGATAAAATCGAGGTTTATAACTGGGATGGAAGTCTGGTCATTAAAGCTGAATATAATCCAAAAACTAGCAGAAGGACTGATAATAATAGATTATATTTAGGTTTTAGTAATCCTAAAATTGAAGCTGTTAATCCACCGTTAAAATGGCATGGTCAAAATCCAGTTAATTATGTAGAAGAAAATCCCAATGATAGTAAAAACCTTACTATCAAAGTAGATCATCGTCTAATAGATAAAAACTTAGAGGAATTAATTGAGCAAGTAGTGCAGAAAAAAATCCAAGAAACGATGGTGAACTATCCTCCCAAGAGAAAGCAAGAAAATAAAAAAGAACCTACTCGCAGAGAATTATTAGAAGACTTATTACATAGTAATTACGGAGAAGAAGTAAGACTTTTAGACTATCAGATAAACCAAGATATTGTCAAAGGTTTTTTTCTGGAAAAGCGTCGAGAATGGTATTTTAATTTTGAATTAAATTTGAAGAAACAAAGTTTAAGTTATCAACCCCATAATTTTATTAGTAATATGTCTGATGAGGCATTGTATGAAATTTATCCTCGTCTAAAAGAGAAGGAAAAAACGTTAATTCTAAATCTTATTAGGTTAAGTAACCGCTATGGTGGGGATGTTTTGTTACTATCTGAAGATGAATTTCCTGAAGACATAAATCAATATGGTTTTATTCCTGATTCTGACTGCTTTCCTGTAATTATCTATGATAATTATCAAACCAAAATTTTAGGGGGATTTTATTTATTCAATGATTCTAACAAATCTTTATCTGAGCAAATTATTTCTAATGAAAATGACAACTCTGTTAAAGTTTTTGATGACCTAGAAAAAGCCTTTTATTCTCTAGTTCAAAATATTAAATGTCATTATCAAGGTTGA